A window from Variovorax sp. PBL-E5 encodes these proteins:
- the argH gene encoding argininosuccinate lyase encodes MTQNQLDKKSEAWSALFSEPMSDLVKRYTASVFFDKRLWQADIEGSLAHAGMLAAQGIIGTQDHAAIERGMTQIREEIEAGRFDWKLDLEDVHLNIEARLTQLIGDAGKRLHTGRSRNDQVATDVRLWLRGEIDLIGGLLTDLQKALIEIAEKNVQVILPGFTHLQVAQPVSFGHHMLAYVEMFARDAERMADVRKRVNRLPLGAAALAGTSYPLDREAVARTLGMDEVCQNSLDAVSDRDFAIEFTAAASLAMVHISRLSEELVLWMSQAFGFIDIADRFCTGSSIMPQKKNPDVPELARGKTGRVVGHLMALITLMKGQPLAYNKDNQEDKEPLFDTVDTLKDTLRIFAEMVGGITVKPETMEKAALRGYATATDLADYLVKKGLPFRDAHETVAHAVKAAISHQVDLSELPLAVLQTFHPKIEKDVYDVLSLRGSLNARNILGGTAPAQVRQQILRHRARLD; translated from the coding sequence ATGACCCAAAACCAACTCGACAAGAAATCCGAAGCCTGGTCCGCCCTGTTCTCCGAGCCGATGAGCGACCTGGTCAAGCGCTACACCGCCAGCGTCTTCTTCGACAAGCGGCTGTGGCAGGCTGACATCGAGGGTTCTCTGGCGCATGCAGGCATGCTGGCAGCCCAGGGCATCATCGGCACGCAGGACCACGCCGCGATCGAACGCGGGATGACGCAGATTCGCGAAGAGATCGAAGCCGGCCGCTTCGACTGGAAGCTCGACCTGGAAGACGTGCACCTGAACATCGAGGCGCGCCTCACGCAGCTGATCGGCGATGCCGGCAAGCGGCTGCACACCGGCCGCAGCCGCAACGACCAGGTCGCCACCGACGTGCGCCTGTGGTTGCGCGGCGAGATCGACCTCATCGGCGGTCTGCTGACCGACCTGCAGAAGGCGCTGATCGAGATCGCCGAGAAGAACGTCCAGGTGATCCTGCCGGGCTTCACCCATCTGCAGGTGGCGCAGCCCGTGAGCTTCGGCCACCACATGCTGGCCTACGTCGAAATGTTCGCGCGCGATGCCGAGCGCATGGCCGACGTGCGCAAGCGCGTGAACCGTCTGCCGCTCGGCGCCGCCGCGCTGGCCGGCACCAGCTACCCGCTCGACCGCGAGGCGGTCGCCCGCACGCTCGGCATGGACGAGGTGTGCCAGAACAGCCTCGACGCCGTCAGCGACCGCGACTTCGCGATCGAATTCACCGCCGCCGCCTCGCTGGCCATGGTGCACATCAGCCGGCTCAGCGAGGAGTTGGTCCTGTGGATGAGCCAGGCCTTCGGCTTCATCGACATCGCCGACCGCTTCTGCACGGGCAGCTCGATCATGCCGCAGAAGAAGAACCCGGACGTACCCGAACTCGCGCGCGGCAAGACCGGCCGCGTGGTCGGCCACCTGATGGCGCTGATCACACTCATGAAAGGCCAGCCGCTGGCCTACAACAAGGACAACCAGGAAGACAAGGAGCCGTTGTTCGACACCGTCGACACGCTCAAGGACACGCTGCGCATCTTTGCCGAGATGGTCGGCGGCATCACCGTCAAGCCCGAGACCATGGAAAAAGCCGCGCTGCGCGGCTATGCCACCGCGACCGACCTGGCCGACTATCTGGTCAAGAAGGGCCTGCCCTTTCGCGACGCGCACGAAACGGTGGCCCATGCCGTGAAGGCCGCCATTTCCCACCAGGTGGACTTGTCGGAATTGCCGCTGGCCGTGCTGCAGACCTTCCATCCGAAGATCGAGAAAGATGTCTACGACGTGCTGAGCCTGCGCGGCTCGCTCAATGCCCGCAACATCCTCGGCGGCACCGCGCCGGCGCAGGTTCGGCAACAAATCCTGCGACATCGTGCACGATTGGACTGA
- a CDS encoding glycosyltransferase family 2 protein, whose amino-acid sequence MEHPSCVVVLLTFNSASIIRETVGAAKKVSPHVFAVDSHSLDGTPAILEELGCTVVQRPFVNYSDQRNWAIAQVEKSYPWQLHLDADEVLDAQAVEEIGALLAGTPRFDAYILRRRDYFMGKMLRHSGVNPWHLRLFRSGQGRCEARLYDQHFISPARPGRIDGFMHDKNSAQLSDWIASHNRWSDAEAKEKLGPSALPDDVLKPRLTGDARERTRFIKEVYYKLPIGLRALSYFVYRYFFRLGFLDGKEGFYFAFFQALWFRMLIDAKMYEQRSANAQRPH is encoded by the coding sequence ATGGAACATCCCAGCTGCGTCGTCGTCCTTCTCACTTTCAATTCCGCGTCGATCATCCGGGAGACCGTGGGCGCAGCGAAGAAGGTCAGCCCGCACGTGTTCGCGGTCGATTCGCACTCCCTGGACGGCACGCCCGCCATCCTCGAAGAACTGGGCTGCACTGTCGTGCAGCGGCCCTTCGTCAACTACAGCGACCAGCGCAACTGGGCGATCGCGCAGGTCGAGAAGTCCTACCCCTGGCAGTTGCACCTGGACGCCGACGAGGTGCTGGACGCCCAGGCGGTCGAGGAGATCGGGGCCCTGCTGGCCGGCACGCCGCGCTTCGACGCCTACATCCTGCGCCGGCGCGACTATTTCATGGGCAAGATGCTGCGCCACAGTGGCGTCAATCCCTGGCATCTGAGGCTCTTCCGATCGGGCCAGGGGCGCTGCGAAGCGAGGCTCTACGACCAGCACTTCATCAGCCCTGCAAGGCCGGGCCGCATCGACGGCTTCATGCATGACAAGAATTCGGCGCAGCTCAGCGACTGGATCGCGAGCCACAATCGCTGGAGCGATGCCGAAGCCAAGGAGAAGCTCGGGCCCAGCGCCTTGCCGGACGACGTCCTGAAGCCGCGCCTCACGGGCGATGCCCGCGAGCGCACGCGCTTCATCAAGGAGGTCTACTACAAGCTGCCGATCGGCCTGCGCGCGCTCAGCTATTTCGTCTACCGCTACTTCTTTCGGCTTGGCTTTCTGGACGGCAAGGAAGGCTTCTATTTCGCGTTTTTTCAGGCATTGTGGTTTCGCATGCTGATCGACGCGAAGATGTACGAACAGCGCAGCGCGAACGCGCAGCGCCCTCACTGA
- a CDS encoding UDP-glucuronic acid decarboxylase family protein, with the protein MRQYNASKRMLVTGGAGFLGSHLCDRLIEQGHDVLCVDNFFTGTKHNVEHLLDHPRFELMRHDVTFPLYVEVDEIFNLACPASPVHYQHDPVQTTKTSVHGAINMLGLAKRVRAKILQASTSEVYGDPEIHPQVEAYWGRVNPIGIRSCYDEGKRCAETLFFDYHRQHKLRIKVVRIFNTFGPRMHLNDGRVVSNFIVQALKGQDITIYGDGQQTRSFCYVDDLVEAMLRMMATGDEVPGPINIGNPGEFSMLELANKVIEITGSKSKLVRMPLPADDPKQRRPDISMAQKELGGWAPRTQLDEGLKKTIAYFDQILSEPKTA; encoded by the coding sequence ATGCGGCAATACAACGCATCCAAGCGAATGCTCGTCACCGGCGGCGCCGGTTTCCTCGGCAGCCATCTGTGCGACCGGCTGATCGAGCAGGGGCACGACGTCCTGTGCGTCGACAACTTCTTCACCGGCACCAAGCACAACGTCGAGCACCTGCTCGACCATCCGCGCTTCGAGCTGATGCGTCACGACGTGACTTTTCCGCTCTACGTGGAAGTGGACGAGATCTTCAACCTCGCCTGCCCGGCTTCGCCGGTCCACTACCAGCACGACCCGGTGCAGACCACCAAGACCAGCGTGCACGGCGCCATCAACATGCTCGGCCTGGCCAAGCGGGTGCGGGCCAAGATCCTTCAGGCCTCCACCAGCGAGGTCTACGGCGATCCCGAGATCCATCCGCAGGTCGAGGCCTACTGGGGCCGCGTCAATCCGATCGGCATCCGCAGCTGCTACGACGAGGGCAAGCGCTGCGCCGAGACGCTGTTCTTCGACTACCACCGCCAGCACAAGCTGCGCATCAAGGTGGTTCGCATCTTCAACACCTTCGGACCGCGCATGCACCTGAACGACGGCCGCGTGGTGTCGAACTTCATCGTGCAGGCGCTCAAGGGCCAGGACATCACCATCTACGGCGACGGCCAGCAGACGCGCAGCTTCTGCTACGTCGACGACCTGGTCGAGGCCATGCTGCGCATGATGGCCACCGGCGACGAGGTGCCGGGCCCGATCAACATCGGCAATCCCGGCGAGTTCTCGATGCTGGAGCTGGCCAACAAGGTGATCGAGATCACCGGCTCCAAGAGCAAGCTGGTGCGCATGCCGCTGCCGGCGGACGACCCCAAGCAGCGGCGCCCCGACATCTCGATGGCGCAGAAGGAGCTCGGCGGCTGGGCCCCGCGCACCCAGCTCGACGAAGGGCTCAAGAAGACCATCGCCTACTTCGACCAGATCCTGTCGGAACCCAAGACCGCCTGA
- a CDS encoding UDP-glucose dehydrogenase family protein, giving the protein MNITIIGTGYVGLVTGACLADIGNNVFCLDLDARKIATLNEGGIPIYEPGLEDVVESNAAAKRLTFSTDVEAAVAHGDIQFIAVGTPPDEDGSADLKYVLAAARSIGRTMESFKVVVDKSTVPVGTAERVTAAIQEELDKRGRSDLRFSVVSNPEFLKEGAAVEDFMRPDRIVIGYTDDEPGREALAAMRRLYAPFNRNHERTRVMDVKSAEFAKYAANAMLATRISFMNELANLADRVGADIEAVRQGIGSDPRIGYSFLYAGTGYGGSCFPKDIQALTRTARDHGQALRVLESVEAVNDEQKRVLTNKVLTRFGNDLTGRTFALWGLAFKPNTDDMREAPSRVVLDVLVRAGARVVAHDPIAVEETKRVLQLDFADAPALLDRISFVAGKDPMEALAGADALIIVTEWKAYRSPNLERLKSLMKSPVIFDGRNLYEPATMKEAGVVYQGIGRNSV; this is encoded by the coding sequence ATGAACATCACCATCATCGGCACCGGCTATGTCGGGCTTGTCACCGGCGCATGCCTGGCGGACATCGGCAACAACGTGTTCTGCCTCGACCTCGACGCGCGCAAGATCGCGACCCTCAACGAGGGCGGCATCCCGATCTACGAGCCCGGCCTCGAGGACGTCGTCGAATCGAACGCGGCGGCCAAACGGCTGACCTTCTCCACCGACGTCGAAGCCGCCGTCGCCCACGGCGACATCCAGTTCATCGCCGTCGGCACGCCGCCCGACGAGGACGGCAGCGCCGACCTGAAATACGTGCTCGCCGCGGCGCGCAGCATCGGCCGGACCATGGAAAGCTTCAAGGTCGTGGTCGACAAGTCGACCGTGCCGGTGGGCACCGCCGAACGCGTCACCGCAGCGATCCAGGAAGAGCTCGACAAGCGCGGGCGTTCCGACCTGCGCTTCTCGGTCGTGAGCAATCCCGAATTCCTCAAGGAAGGTGCGGCGGTCGAGGACTTCATGCGCCCGGACCGCATCGTCATCGGCTACACCGACGACGAGCCCGGCCGCGAGGCGCTGGCCGCGATGCGCAGGCTCTACGCGCCCTTCAACCGCAACCACGAGCGCACGCGCGTGATGGACGTGAAGTCCGCCGAGTTCGCGAAGTACGCGGCCAACGCGATGCTGGCCACCCGCATCAGCTTCATGAACGAGCTGGCCAACCTCGCCGACCGCGTCGGCGCCGACATCGAGGCGGTGCGCCAGGGCATCGGCTCCGATCCGCGCATTGGCTACAGCTTTCTCTATGCCGGCACGGGCTACGGCGGCAGCTGCTTTCCGAAGGACATCCAGGCATTGACGCGCACCGCGCGCGACCACGGGCAGGCGCTGCGCGTGCTCGAGTCGGTCGAAGCGGTCAACGACGAGCAGAAACGCGTGCTCACCAACAAGGTGCTGACACGCTTCGGCAACGATCTCACCGGCCGCACCTTCGCGCTCTGGGGCCTGGCCTTCAAGCCGAACACCGACGACATGCGCGAGGCGCCCAGCCGCGTGGTGCTCGACGTGCTGGTGCGTGCGGGCGCCCGCGTGGTGGCGCACGACCCGATCGCGGTCGAGGAGACGAAGCGCGTGCTGCAACTCGACTTCGCCGATGCACCGGCGCTGCTCGACCGCATCAGCTTCGTCGCCGGCAAGGATCCGATGGAAGCGCTCGCCGGTGCCGATGCGCTGATCATCGTCACCGAGTGGAAGGCCTACCGCAGCCCGAACCTCGAGCGCCTCAAGTCGCTGATGAAGTCGCCCGTGATTTTCGACGGGCGCAATCTCTATGAGCCCGCCACCATGAAGGAAGCGGGCGTTGTCTACCAGGGCATCGGGCGCAACAGCGTCTGA
- a CDS encoding RNA polymerase sigma factor, whose product MSAPSPDAELMALIDRVGHRDEAALRLLYDRTSPKLFGLAMRVVRQREWAEDVLQESFLTIWRVAGDYRASLSPPLAWLGLIVRSRSLDLLRRRTADRAQLTQEFDDVMAETFESDATNPMDSADASEQAWALHQCLSQLEGRQREVVSLAYLRDLSHSELAQQLKLPLGTVKTWIRRGLEKLRTCMQRFA is encoded by the coding sequence ATGAGTGCACCCAGTCCCGACGCCGAACTGATGGCGCTGATCGATCGCGTTGGCCATCGAGACGAAGCGGCCCTTCGCCTGCTCTACGACCGCACTTCCCCCAAGCTCTTCGGCCTCGCCATGCGCGTCGTGCGGCAGCGCGAGTGGGCCGAGGACGTGCTGCAGGAATCCTTCCTGACCATCTGGCGCGTGGCCGGCGACTACCGCGCCTCGCTCAGCCCGCCGCTGGCCTGGCTGGGCCTGATCGTGCGCAGCCGATCGCTCGACCTGCTGCGTCGGCGCACGGCCGACCGGGCGCAGCTCACGCAGGAATTCGACGACGTGATGGCCGAGACTTTCGAATCGGATGCGACCAATCCGATGGACAGCGCCGATGCGAGCGAACAGGCCTGGGCGCTGCACCAGTGCCTGAGCCAGCTCGAGGGACGTCAGCGCGAGGTCGTGAGCCTGGCCTATCTGCGCGACCTCAGCCACAGCGAACTGGCGCAGCAGCTCAAGCTGCCGCTGGGCACCGTCAAGACCTGGATCCGGCGCGGCCTGGAGAAGCTGCGCACCTGCATGCAGCGATTCGCGTGA
- a CDS encoding anti-sigma factor, whose product MNLSAHPRLLELLAASHALGTLRGGARRRFESIAREQAPVRAAALVWQGRLASMTEMQPTVVPDAAVWVRIRNLIEAEQQQQALSRQRETPAPQRAEGGWLRSLALWRGAAAAGALATVAAVVVGVNLSEQLRHAPAVQYVAVLSDDKAAASMLVTFDPKNRQLVLQRVGSYQEGSDKSLQLWALPPGGAPRSLGVLSHEQALKLKATEADVRAVPALAVSLEPRGGVPSERGPTGPVLFKGPLIEKTL is encoded by the coding sequence ATGAACCTGTCCGCCCATCCCCGACTGCTCGAACTGCTGGCCGCCAGCCATGCGCTCGGCACGCTGCGCGGCGGCGCGCGGCGCCGCTTCGAATCCATCGCCCGCGAGCAGGCGCCCGTGCGCGCGGCCGCGCTGGTGTGGCAGGGCCGGCTCGCCAGCATGACCGAGATGCAGCCGACCGTGGTGCCCGATGCCGCCGTCTGGGTGCGCATCCGCAACCTGATCGAGGCCGAGCAACAGCAGCAGGCGCTCTCGCGCCAGCGCGAAACGCCGGCGCCGCAGCGCGCTGAGGGCGGCTGGCTGCGCAGCCTTGCGCTCTGGCGCGGCGCGGCAGCGGCGGGCGCGCTCGCGACCGTCGCGGCCGTGGTGGTCGGCGTCAACCTGAGCGAGCAGCTGCGCCATGCGCCGGCCGTGCAGTACGTGGCCGTGCTGTCGGACGACAAGGCCGCCGCCTCGATGCTCGTGACCTTCGACCCCAAGAACCGCCAGCTGGTGCTGCAGCGCGTCGGCAGCTACCAGGAAGGCAGCGACAAGTCGTTGCAGCTCTGGGCGCTGCCGCCCGGCGGCGCGCCGCGCTCGCTCGGCGTGTTGAGCCATGAACAGGCCCTCAAACTCAAGGCCACGGAAGCCGACGTGCGTGCCGTGCCGGCGCTGGCGGTGAGCCTCGAGCCGCGCGGCGGCGTGCCCAGCGAACGCGGTCCGACCGGGCCGGTGCTCTTCAAGGGCCCGCTGATCGAGAAGACGCTCTGA
- a CDS encoding SGNH/GDSL hydrolase family protein has protein sequence MKTAIRLAALALTLLGAFASQAQTATDAPPSPAYLAAQTRWQGELAAFARADQKSPPGRNGVLFVGSSTIRFWTHVAQDFSRQPVVINRGFGGSTMADCSLFAHELVVRYQPREVLVYAGDNDLAEGRTPMQVLESFASFANTVRTELPDTRIAFISVKPSPSREKLMPQIRETNHIIEAYLSRLPNSEYIDVFTPMLDADGRLRPELFRSDMLHLNDDGYRLWQSVIGPHLPPPAMQADAAAR, from the coding sequence ATGAAGACCGCGATCCGTCTGGCCGCGCTGGCGCTGACGCTGCTGGGGGCGTTCGCGTCGCAGGCGCAGACCGCGACCGACGCGCCTCCCTCGCCCGCGTACCTCGCAGCCCAGACCCGCTGGCAGGGCGAGCTCGCCGCCTTCGCGCGCGCCGACCAGAAGAGCCCGCCCGGCAGGAACGGCGTGCTGTTCGTCGGCAGCTCCACCATCCGGTTCTGGACCCACGTGGCGCAGGACTTCAGCCGGCAGCCGGTGGTCATCAACCGTGGCTTCGGCGGCTCCACCATGGCCGACTGCAGCCTGTTCGCGCACGAGCTCGTGGTGCGCTACCAGCCGCGCGAGGTGCTGGTGTACGCCGGCGACAACGACCTCGCCGAAGGCCGCACGCCGATGCAGGTGCTCGAAAGCTTCGCCAGTTTCGCCAACACCGTGCGCACGGAACTGCCGGACACGCGCATCGCCTTCATCTCGGTCAAGCCCAGCCCTTCGCGCGAGAAGCTGATGCCGCAGATCCGCGAGACCAACCACATCATCGAGGCCTACCTGAGCCGCCTGCCCAACAGCGAGTACATCGACGTCTTCACGCCGATGCTCGACGCCGACGGCCGGCTGCGGCCCGAGCTCTTTCGCAGCGACATGCTGCACCTCAACGACGACGGCTACCGGCTCTGGCAATCGGTCATCGGGCCGCATCTGCCGCCGCCCGCGATGCAGGCCGATGCCGCGGCACGGTAG
- the opgC gene encoding OpgC domain-containing protein — MKRYWEIDALRGLMLVLMTLTHLPSRLTDPMGQPIGFVSAAEGFVLLSAFMAGLVYSRRAYREGVDAMRRAFWRRALKIYLCQAATLLFLFTIITAVGLHIDQPAVKNLLSYYLAQPHKAFVYSLLLVYEPALLDILPMYIFFMLMSPWVLAFALRHGWTGVMVASATLWGLAQFGLSEWLYELAARWLGLPVPFHEMGAFNAFAWQFLWFVGLWMGASRNAPDARPFRFPRWLLALAMAVAVYGICWRHHGINGQAPFGGDVQRNLLFDKWQLGPLRIVNLVALGILVVRFGPGFVQRIPRLRWLEAMGSASLPVFCAHLVAVLSVLAFYGDSQTVRPWWGDVLLLGAVFTWLYGVARATLWWEGRSRA; from the coding sequence ATGAAGCGCTACTGGGAAATCGATGCATTGCGCGGGCTCATGCTCGTGCTGATGACGCTCACCCATCTGCCCAGCCGCCTGACCGATCCGATGGGGCAGCCCATCGGCTTCGTCTCGGCGGCCGAAGGCTTCGTGCTGCTGTCGGCCTTCATGGCCGGGCTGGTCTACAGCCGGCGCGCCTATCGCGAAGGCGTCGACGCGATGCGCCGCGCCTTCTGGCGGCGGGCACTCAAGATCTACCTGTGCCAGGCGGCGACGCTGCTGTTCCTGTTCACGATCATCACGGCGGTCGGACTGCACATCGACCAGCCGGCGGTGAAGAATCTGCTGTCGTACTACCTCGCGCAACCGCACAAGGCCTTCGTCTACTCGCTGCTGCTGGTCTACGAGCCGGCGCTGCTCGACATCCTGCCGATGTACATCTTCTTCATGCTGATGAGCCCGTGGGTGCTGGCCTTCGCGCTGCGCCATGGCTGGACCGGCGTGATGGTGGCGAGCGCGACGCTGTGGGGACTGGCGCAGTTCGGCCTGAGCGAGTGGCTCTACGAACTCGCCGCGCGCTGGCTGGGCCTGCCGGTGCCGTTCCACGAGATGGGCGCGTTCAATGCCTTCGCGTGGCAGTTCCTTTGGTTCGTCGGGCTGTGGATGGGCGCGAGCCGCAACGCGCCCGACGCACGGCCGTTCCGGTTCCCGCGCTGGCTGCTGGCGCTGGCCATGGCCGTGGCCGTCTACGGCATCTGCTGGCGCCATCACGGCATCAATGGCCAGGCACCGTTCGGCGGCGACGTGCAGCGCAACCTGCTGTTCGACAAGTGGCAGCTCGGTCCGCTGCGCATCGTCAACCTGGTGGCACTCGGTATCCTGGTGGTCCGCTTCGGGCCGGGCTTCGTGCAGCGCATCCCGCGCCTGCGCTGGCTCGAAGCGATGGGCTCGGCGTCGCTGCCGGTGTTCTGCGCGCACCTGGTGGCGGTGCTGTCGGTGCTGGCCTTCTACGGCGACAGCCAGACGGTGCGGCCCTGGTGGGGCGACGTGCTGCTGCTGGGCGCGGTGTTCACGTGGCTCTATGGCGTCGCGCGGGCCACGCTCTGGTGGGAAGGGCGGAGCAGGGCCTGA
- a CDS encoding glycosyltransferase family 4 protein produces MKLLFSHPAGNQNVRAMLDALDRADMLARFATTLAASPHGLAAKLLPGGLRRELQRRQFDLPPEKILQHPWREVARAVCGKAGWNHWLRHEEGFASIDGVIRDFDRFVAKSLPGLHRRHRLGAVYTYEDAALDTFRAAKALGLKRVYDLPISYWETGRRLMQEEMQRVPEWAETLGGGIADSQAKLDRKTQELELADLVVVPSRFVADSLPAWASQKAWVLSPFGSPVSRGGAARPPDDPARALRVLFVGSMGQRKGLADLFAAMRLLKGENIELIVMGAPQTDLAFYRRQYDGFTHEGGRPHAEVLALMRSCDVFCLPSLYEGRALVMQEAMSQGLPVVITPNTGGDDLVIDGRTGFLVPIRAPEAIAEKLAWFNQNRQALPAMREAAVQHAATYTWKHYGDVVVDAIRQLA; encoded by the coding sequence ATGAAACTCCTGTTCAGCCATCCCGCGGGCAACCAGAACGTCCGCGCGATGCTCGACGCCCTGGACAGGGCGGACATGCTGGCCCGGTTCGCGACCACGCTCGCCGCCTCGCCGCACGGCCTGGCGGCGAAGCTGCTGCCGGGCGGGCTTCGCCGGGAGCTCCAGCGGCGGCAGTTCGACCTGCCGCCGGAAAAGATCCTGCAGCATCCGTGGCGCGAAGTCGCGCGCGCGGTCTGCGGCAAGGCCGGCTGGAACCACTGGCTGCGGCACGAGGAAGGCTTCGCCTCGATCGACGGCGTGATCCGCGACTTCGATCGCTTCGTCGCGAAGTCGCTGCCCGGGCTGCACCGCCGGCATCGGCTGGGCGCCGTCTATACCTACGAGGACGCCGCGCTCGACACCTTCCGGGCGGCCAAGGCACTGGGCCTGAAGCGCGTCTACGACCTGCCGATCTCCTATTGGGAAACGGGCCGCCGGCTGATGCAGGAGGAAATGCAGCGCGTGCCCGAATGGGCCGAGACGCTGGGCGGCGGCATCGCCGACTCGCAGGCCAAGCTGGACCGCAAGACGCAGGAGCTGGAACTGGCCGACCTGGTGGTGGTGCCCAGCCGCTTCGTGGCCGATTCGCTGCCGGCCTGGGCGTCGCAGAAGGCGTGGGTTCTGTCGCCCTTCGGTTCGCCGGTGTCGCGCGGCGGCGCAGCGCGGCCGCCGGACGATCCCGCGCGGGCGCTGCGGGTGCTGTTCGTCGGCTCGATGGGCCAGCGCAAAGGGCTGGCCGACCTGTTCGCGGCCATGCGCCTGCTCAAGGGCGAGAACATCGAGCTGATCGTCATGGGTGCGCCGCAGACCGACCTGGCCTTCTACCGGCGCCAGTACGACGGCTTCACGCACGAAGGAGGCCGGCCGCATGCCGAGGTGCTGGCGCTCATGCGCAGCTGCGATGTCTTCTGCCTGCCTTCGCTCTATGAAGGCCGCGCGCTGGTGATGCAGGAGGCCATGAGCCAAGGGCTGCCGGTGGTCATCACGCCCAACACGGGCGGCGACGATCTGGTGATCGACGGCCGCACCGGCTTCCTGGTGCCGATCCGCGCGCCCGAGGCCATCGCCGAAAAGCTGGCCTGGTTCAATCAGAACCGGCAGGCGCTGCCGGCGATGCGGGAGGCCGCCGTGCAGCACGCCGCCACCTACACCTGGAAGCACTACGGCGATGTCGTGGTCGATGCCATTCGTCAACTCGCCTGA